The Gammaproteobacteria bacterium genome window below encodes:
- a CDS encoding response regulator, protein MQGKNILIVEDDMNLSHAIAGTIRDHGFTAFESSSPMSAMGLLGRERIDMVLSDIQFDKTVDGNDPITDGYELLDAIKQKYLSLPVVLMTAYGTIEKAVSCIKNGASDYLVKPFDVDLLLNIVKSNIQVKFSRANNGDNYISVDKKSIDTKKIARRVATTSVSVFIRGESGTGKEVLARFVHENSPRSGQPFVAINCAAIPENMLEAVLFGYEKGAYTGAHQAKAGKFEEAQQGTLLLDEISEMDLALQAKLLRVLQEKQVERLGGKKLIDLDVRIIATSNRNLKDEVKKGTFREDLFYRLNVFPITLHPLRDRIGDILPLAYMLLHKHSPNKALELSEGARESLMKNNWAGNVRELENVIQRSIVLCSGTVIEEDLLELDELESANEETVTNLTTDLKSHEQDLILQALVSEHGNRKLVAERLGISPRTLRYKIAKMKDQGVPVPSAYRSV, encoded by the coding sequence ATGCAGGGAAAAAATATATTGATTGTAGAGGATGACATGAATTTAAGTCATGCCATTGCCGGAACTATTCGTGATCATGGTTTTACAGCATTTGAATCTTCTTCTCCAATGAGCGCTATGGGTCTACTTGGTAGAGAGCGTATCGACATGGTTCTTAGTGATATCCAGTTCGATAAAACCGTTGATGGCAATGATCCTATTACAGATGGATATGAATTATTAGATGCTATTAAACAAAAATATCTTTCTTTGCCGGTTGTGTTGATGACAGCTTATGGAACGATAGAGAAAGCAGTGTCTTGTATAAAGAATGGGGCTAGCGATTACTTGGTAAAACCATTTGATGTTGATCTGCTGTTGAACATTGTTAAGAGCAATATTCAAGTCAAGTTTTCAAGAGCGAATAATGGTGATAACTATATATCTGTCGATAAAAAATCTATTGATACAAAAAAAATAGCTAGAAGAGTAGCAACCACCTCGGTATCAGTATTTATAAGAGGTGAAAGCGGAACGGGAAAAGAAGTTTTGGCACGTTTTGTTCATGAAAATTCTCCACGTTCAGGACAGCCATTTGTTGCTATTAACTGTGCAGCGATTCCAGAGAATATGTTAGAAGCCGTTTTATTTGGGTATGAAAAAGGTGCGTATACGGGTGCGCATCAAGCTAAAGCAGGTAAATTTGAAGAAGCTCAGCAAGGCACATTGTTATTAGACGAGATTTCTGAGATGGATCTTGCATTACAGGCAAAACTATTAAGAGTGCTACAAGAAAAACAAGTAGAGAGGTTAGGTGGTAAAAAGTTAATTGATTTAGATGTAAGGATTATTGCTACGTCTAATAGAAATTTAAAAGATGAAGTTAAAAAAGGAACCTTTAGAGAAGACTTGTTTTACCGATTGAATGTATTTCCTATAACTTTGCATCCTTTGCGTGATCGGATTGGAGATATTTTGCCTTTAGCTTATATGCTACTACATAAACATTCGCCAAATAAAGCACTAGAACTTTCTGAGGGTGCGCGTGAAAGTTTGATGAAAAATAATTGGGCGGGTAATGTAAGAGAACTTGAAAATGTAATTCAACGTTCAATTGTGTTATGTAGTGGAACCGTAATAGAAGAAGATTTACTAGAGCTAGATGAGTTGGAAAGTGCTAATGAGGAAACCGTTACGAATTTAACGACTGATTTAAAATCACATGAACAAGATTTAATTTTGCAGGCGTTAGTTTCTGAGCATGGAAACAGAAAACTTGTTGCTGAACGGTTGGGCATTAGTCCAAGAACGCTTAGATATAAAATTGCAAAAATGAAAGACCAAGGCGTTCCTGTGCCATCAGCTTATAGATCGGTATAA
- the fliE gene encoding flagellar hook-basal body complex protein FliE codes for MSDIKINELLSQIRSISSQVEPNIKINQAGNDAPSFSSVLKTSVDKVNEQQMMAADLANRFEQGDSSVELSRVMIEMQKARVSFEAVKQVRNQLVTAYQEVMSMPV; via the coding sequence ATGAGTGACATAAAAATAAATGAATTACTTTCTCAAATTAGAAGCATTTCTAGTCAAGTCGAGCCTAATATCAAGATTAATCAGGCTGGCAATGATGCACCTAGTTTTTCATCTGTATTAAAAACTTCAGTAGATAAAGTTAATGAACAGCAAATGATGGCTGCTGATTTGGCAAATCGATTTGAGCAGGGTGACTCTAGTGTGGAACTTTCCAGAGTCATGATAGAGATGCAGAAAGCGCGTGTTTCATTTGAAGCGGTCAAGCAAGTACGCAATCAATTAGTGACGGCATACCAAGAAGTTATGAGTATGCCTGTTTAA
- the fliF gene encoding flagellar M-ring protein FliF — MAATLEATQVPNTFSLADFLRQLFSHLGIILTLAAVLALGVGVTLWSIKPEYSPVYSNLSQADVGMVADVLRSSNIPFRMDSSSGMILVANDKIGEAKIILASEGLPQSNGTGYEVLNDKPSLGTSQFMETARYQHALETELSRTIAGMRNIDNSRVHIATPKQSVFIRNRGLTSASVMIKLMPGRVLESGQVSSITHLVASSVPYLDAANVTIVNQWGQLLSSTGTDDVIDQSNKQLAYKKSVEQTYANRIEELLAPIYGRNKIKAQVNAEIEFSKSESAEELYDPDNNQVRSEQISEQRNQGSSIAALGIPGALSNQPPSGGTLQTEESQEGEEGSSANSTPVSTSQNTTKNYELDKTMRYTQEAKSLVNRITVAIVVDDKDVINEAGETVKTPLASEDFALIRGIVRDAIGFNEERGDSVTVYNSSFLPQVVLEEPEATPIWKQSWLLSIIKQVFAGISVLIILFMFVRPAMKALMSKHNSATGGSSSASQPLLEGSSGEVAIAAAAAGNYPNYVQQLAMAKELVSQDPKQVAKIVKNWVAPSGE; from the coding sequence ATGGCAGCAACATTAGAAGCTACTCAAGTACCCAACACATTCAGTTTAGCTGATTTTCTACGGCAATTATTTTCGCATTTGGGAATAATACTGACCTTAGCTGCCGTATTGGCATTGGGAGTGGGTGTAACACTATGGTCTATAAAGCCAGAATATAGTCCAGTTTATTCGAATTTATCTCAAGCAGATGTAGGTATGGTTGCTGATGTATTGCGTTCTTCAAACATACCTTTTCGTATGGACTCATCTTCAGGGATGATATTGGTTGCAAATGACAAAATTGGTGAGGCAAAAATAATACTCGCTTCTGAAGGATTGCCACAGTCAAATGGCACAGGGTATGAAGTACTTAATGACAAACCTTCCTTAGGCACTAGCCAATTTATGGAGACCGCACGTTATCAGCATGCACTAGAAACTGAGCTCAGTCGTACAATTGCGGGTATGAGAAATATTGATAATTCTAGAGTGCATATTGCAACGCCCAAGCAATCCGTATTTATTAGGAATAGAGGGCTAACCTCTGCATCTGTAATGATTAAGTTAATGCCAGGGAGGGTGCTAGAGTCAGGACAAGTATCATCTATTACACATTTGGTGGCTTCTAGTGTTCCATATTTAGATGCTGCTAATGTAACGATTGTTAATCAGTGGGGACAGTTGCTTAGTTCTACTGGTACTGATGATGTTATTGATCAGTCAAATAAACAACTGGCGTATAAAAAATCGGTAGAACAAACTTATGCAAATCGAATTGAAGAATTACTTGCGCCTATATATGGTCGAAATAAAATTAAAGCTCAAGTAAATGCAGAAATTGAATTTTCTAAGAGTGAGAGTGCTGAAGAGTTATACGATCCTGATAATAATCAAGTGCGTAGCGAACAGATCTCAGAACAACGTAACCAAGGAAGTTCAATCGCTGCATTAGGAATCCCCGGAGCATTATCGAATCAACCTCCTTCAGGTGGAACGCTTCAAACAGAAGAGTCACAAGAAGGTGAGGAGGGTTCATCAGCAAACTCTACACCAGTCTCTACATCGCAAAATACAACAAAAAATTATGAATTAGACAAGACTATGCGTTATACGCAAGAAGCAAAAAGCTTGGTTAATAGAATTACTGTTGCGATTGTTGTAGACGATAAAGATGTTATTAATGAAGCTGGCGAAACTGTAAAGACACCACTTGCTAGTGAAGATTTCGCACTAATCCGCGGTATAGTTCGTGATGCAATAGGTTTCAATGAGGAGCGTGGCGATAGTGTTACCGTATATAATAGTAGTTTTCTCCCTCAAGTAGTTTTAGAGGAGCCAGAAGCTACTCCTATCTGGAAGCAGTCTTGGTTATTGTCCATTATCAAACAAGTTTTTGCTGGTATCTCAGTGTTGATCATACTATTTATGTTTGTGCGCCCAGCAATGAAAGCATTAATGAGTAAGCATAATTCAGCAACGGGTGGTTCCAGTTCCGCATCACAACCGTTATTAGAAGGTAGCTCAGGAGAAGTAGCCATCGCAGCCGCCGCTGCAGGAAATTATCCTAATTATGTACAACAGCTTGCTATGGCTAAAGAACTCGTATCACAAGATCCTAAACAGGTTGCAAAGATAGTAAAGAACTGGGTGGCACCAAGTGGCGAATGA
- the fliG gene encoding flagellar motor switch protein FliG, whose protein sequence is MANEESPSADVSALDGAQRAAILMMVLGESEASKVLKFMDPEELELIGSAISALKDVTQHHIYDVLNDFSDVNEKHTPLDIGAQDYLKKILFQAIGPQKANSILSRIELGPNASGLEVLKWIDPSVIADAIKDEHPQLIAILLVHLKDEQAGQILELLDKDKKTNVVMRIARLGDVNSSALKELELLIESRFTQETDSKIKNLGGIKAAADILNNVDKDTENNIVETLTEIDKELCEEIKGKMFVFDNLLSVDDRGMQTILREAPQDKLVTALKGASTEIANKIFKNMSKRAAELLKDDLETAGPVRLAEVEEAQKEILEVALRLAEEGTIMLGGKGDDFL, encoded by the coding sequence GTGGCGAATGAAGAATCACCATCGGCTGATGTGAGTGCATTAGATGGTGCACAGCGTGCAGCTATACTTATGATGGTACTAGGAGAATCAGAAGCATCTAAAGTACTGAAATTTATGGATCCGGAGGAATTAGAGCTCATTGGTTCCGCAATCAGTGCATTAAAAGATGTTACACAACATCATATTTACGATGTTTTAAATGATTTTAGTGATGTAAATGAAAAACACACGCCGCTTGATATTGGTGCACAGGATTACCTTAAGAAAATATTGTTTCAAGCTATAGGGCCTCAGAAAGCCAATAGTATCTTGTCGCGTATTGAGTTAGGACCTAATGCAAGTGGGCTTGAAGTTTTAAAATGGATAGATCCTTCAGTAATTGCAGATGCAATTAAAGATGAACACCCTCAATTGATAGCGATTTTGTTGGTTCATTTAAAAGATGAACAGGCGGGACAGATATTAGAATTATTGGATAAAGACAAAAAAACAAATGTTGTGATGAGGATTGCCAGACTAGGTGATGTAAATTCATCTGCATTAAAAGAGCTTGAGCTTCTTATCGAGAGTAGATTTACTCAGGAAACTGATAGCAAGATTAAAAATCTTGGTGGAATTAAAGCAGCTGCAGATATTTTGAATAATGTTGATAAAGATACTGAAAATAATATTGTGGAGACATTAACAGAGATAGACAAGGAATTATGCGAAGAAATTAAAGGCAAGATGTTTGTATTTGATAATTTATTAAGTGTAGATGATCGAGGAATGCAAACTATACTAAGGGAAGCACCTCAAGATAAGTTGGTCACAGCACTCAAAGGAGCTAGTACAGAGATTGCAAATAAAATATTTAAAAATATGTCTAAACGTGCTGCAGAATTACTTAAAGATGATCTTGAAACTGCAGGTCCAGTGCGTTTAGCAGAAGTAGAAGAAGCACAGAAAGAAATTTTAGAGGTTGCACTTAGATTAGCAGAAGAAGGAACGATAATGTTGGGTGGGAAAGGCGATGATTTTCTTTAG
- a CDS encoding flagellar assembly protein FliH, with protein MDNQETWQRASLSTFELNKEGPYLDQELSVSNTQRSYEEKLKNGYEDGLKQGQQALNEYKQTFDSVFSSLDNALKEVDQNVIEAITQLAVSISKQIIRRELQINSEQVVSVVKEAIKLLPLDKGRLIIHLNPGDLNVVQKVFNQDDIVHSYSLVEDPSVQRGGCKLATDDSIIDATIDSQVAQISAKILGSQRTTDRSDE; from the coding sequence ATGGACAATCAAGAAACCTGGCAGCGTGCATCACTAAGCACATTTGAACTGAACAAAGAGGGCCCCTATTTAGACCAAGAGTTATCAGTTTCAAACACACAACGTTCTTATGAGGAAAAACTAAAAAATGGCTATGAGGATGGGTTAAAACAAGGCCAACAAGCTTTAAATGAGTACAAGCAAACTTTCGATAGCGTATTTTCTAGTTTAGATAATGCTCTTAAAGAAGTTGATCAGAATGTAATTGAAGCCATAACGCAACTTGCAGTATCTATATCAAAGCAAATCATAAGAAGAGAGTTGCAAATCAATTCTGAGCAAGTTGTGTCAGTAGTAAAAGAAGCTATTAAGTTATTGCCACTCGATAAGGGTCGCTTAATAATTCATTTAAACCCTGGTGATTTAAATGTTGTGCAAAAAGTATTTAATCAAGATGATATTGTGCATAGCTACTCACTTGTAGAAGACCCTTCGGTACAGCGTGGTGGTTGTAAGTTAGCAACCGATGATTCAATTATCGATGCAACGATTGATTCGCAAGTAGCGCAAATATCCGCAAAAATATTAGGTAGTCAACGTACTACGGATCGTTCAGATGAGTGA
- the fliI gene encoding flagellar protein export ATPase FliI has translation MSEAHNTLPYYSQRKQHWIDAINHAEQSLTPYNYTVEGRLTRLVGLTIEAQGCQVNIGGRCLIVSPSNQKMEAEVVGFSGTKSYLMPIENMQGAVPGARVIPTKDNHKLPVGEELLGRVIDGAGQALDNKGPVQANEYRDLEGKNINPFERMPIETPLDVGVKAINALLSIGTGQRMGLFAGSGVGKSVLLGMMTKFTSADVIVVGLIGERGREVKEFIDQILGEHGLTKTVVVAAPADCSPLQRVHAAKYSTTIAEYFRDKGKHVLLLMDSLTRVAQSYREIALAIGEPPATKGYPPSVFTKIPALVERAGNSSVAGGSITAFYTVLVEGDDQNDPIADASRAILDGHITLSRTLAETGHYPAIDIEASISRLFHTVCGAEQIKTAQSFRELYGRYKKHEDMINLGVYQLGTDEKIDQAIEYYPKLLEFLKQDMQVACNYQSSLSEMNLSLDPSI, from the coding sequence ATGAGTGAAGCTCACAACACTCTTCCATATTATAGTCAACGCAAGCAGCATTGGATTGATGCAATTAATCATGCAGAACAATCTCTGACACCGTACAACTATACTGTTGAAGGAAGATTGACTCGTCTCGTTGGTTTGACTATTGAGGCACAAGGTTGCCAGGTCAATATTGGTGGTCGATGTTTGATCGTGTCGCCTAGTAATCAAAAGATGGAAGCTGAAGTGGTAGGGTTTTCTGGTACCAAGAGTTATTTGATGCCAATTGAAAATATGCAAGGAGCCGTGCCAGGTGCACGTGTTATTCCCACAAAAGATAACCATAAACTACCTGTAGGTGAAGAGCTATTAGGACGCGTAATTGATGGCGCTGGACAAGCTTTGGATAACAAAGGCCCTGTGCAGGCAAATGAATACCGCGATTTAGAAGGCAAGAATATTAATCCGTTTGAGAGAATGCCTATTGAGACGCCGCTTGATGTCGGTGTGAAAGCCATTAATGCCTTGCTAAGCATTGGCACTGGTCAACGTATGGGCTTATTTGCAGGAAGTGGTGTAGGTAAAAGTGTTTTATTGGGCATGATGACAAAATTTACTTCTGCAGATGTCATTGTAGTCGGTCTAATTGGCGAACGTGGTAGAGAGGTAAAAGAATTTATTGACCAAATACTTGGCGAGCACGGATTAACAAAAACGGTTGTAGTGGCAGCACCTGCAGATTGTTCGCCACTGCAAAGAGTTCACGCGGCTAAATATTCCACCACTATAGCTGAATATTTTCGTGATAAAGGTAAACACGTTTTATTGTTGATGGATTCATTAACGAGAGTAGCGCAGTCATATAGAGAAATTGCTCTTGCGATCGGTGAACCACCGGCTACAAAAGGCTATCCACCATCTGTATTTACTAAGATACCTGCTTTGGTAGAGCGTGCAGGTAATTCTAGTGTTGCTGGTGGATCCATCACAGCATTTTATACCGTGTTGGTTGAGGGAGATGATCAGAATGATCCCATTGCTGATGCTTCTCGAGCTATTTTAGATGGTCATATAACTCTGTCACGAACCTTAGCTGAAACTGGGCATTATCCTGCTATAGATATTGAGGCGTCTATAAGTAGACTATTTCATACAGTATGTGGTGCGGAACAGATTAAAACTGCACAAAGTTTTAGAGAACTTTATGGGAGATATAAAAAACACGAAGATATGATTAATTTAGGGGTTTATCAGTTAGGAACTGACGAGAAGATTGATCAAGCTATCGAATACTACCCTAAATTATTAGAATTTCTCAAGCAAGATATGCAAGTAGCATGTAATTACCAGTCTTCTCTAAGTGAAATGAATCTTTCACTTGATCCAAGTATCTAA
- the fliM gene encoding flagellar motor switch protein FliM, whose amino-acid sequence MSSAEPEASQESEDDQNKEDANASEHDDSKKKDEDWDGEERRSEDRPWSDADKNKSEDEQVLSEEERNALSGDVEQITDEAGVLTYDFYSPAHINKSSLPALTIINEKIIESMSEGLTDLLQREIEVTANDVDISRYGDFIHSLPILIDTSIINISKIDSQALVCIDGGLIEIIMDAYFGGEGKLSEASDKQVFTETEFNISNKILEMFLISNKAAWEKTEPLDFQYVQRELQPKLINLLDESALIVVCQFKVSLDEEASYIRIAYPYKALEPIKHSLRKMVPERDEESDGQWKKQLFNSIKAAPIELNTVLAAFNLTVDEIVKLKTGDVIPFAMPESVTVYSSTTPIFTGKIGSVNDAVAVSISSWIRKNES is encoded by the coding sequence ATGAGTTCTGCAGAACCAGAAGCAAGTCAAGAATCGGAAGACGATCAAAACAAAGAAGATGCTAATGCGTCTGAACATGATGATTCAAAAAAGAAAGACGAAGATTGGGATGGTGAAGAGCGAAGATCTGAAGATCGTCCTTGGAGTGATGCGGATAAAAACAAAAGTGAAGATGAGCAAGTATTAAGTGAAGAGGAGCGAAATGCTTTATCTGGTGATGTTGAACAAATAACAGATGAGGCAGGAGTATTAACATATGATTTTTATTCTCCAGCTCATATTAACAAGTCTAGTCTTCCGGCATTGACAATAATAAATGAAAAAATTATTGAATCGATGAGTGAAGGATTAACGGATTTATTGCAAAGAGAAATAGAAGTCACAGCGAATGATGTAGATATAAGTAGGTATGGAGACTTTATTCATTCACTACCGATACTTATAGATACAAGCATTATAAATATTAGCAAAATTGATTCTCAAGCTCTAGTTTGTATAGATGGTGGATTAATTGAAATTATTATGGATGCATATTTCGGTGGTGAAGGAAAGTTAAGTGAGGCAAGTGATAAACAAGTATTTACGGAAACTGAATTTAATATAAGTAATAAAATATTAGAGATGTTTCTAATATCTAATAAAGCTGCATGGGAAAAAACAGAGCCGTTAGATTTTCAGTATGTTCAACGAGAATTACAACCAAAATTAATTAATCTACTTGACGAATCTGCTCTTATCGTCGTTTGCCAATTTAAAGTTTCTTTAGATGAAGAAGCAAGTTATATAAGAATAGCTTATCCATATAAAGCACTGGAGCCAATTAAGCATAGTTTGAGGAAAATGGTTCCAGAACGTGATGAGGAAAGCGATGGTCAATGGAAAAAACAGTTATTTAACAGTATTAAAGCAGCGCCTATAGAGCTAAACACGGTACTTGCAGCATTTAATCTTACGGTTGATGAAATTGTCAAACTTAAAACAGGCGATGTAATTCCTTTTGCTATGCCGGAATCAGTAACAGTGTATTCAAGTACTACACCTATTTTCACAGGGAAAATAGGCTCTGTAAATGATGCAGTAGCAGTAAGTATAAGTTCATGGATAAGAAAGAATGAGAGCTAA
- the fliN gene encoding flagellar motor switch protein FliN, protein MSEDQTNEPTATPQAAQNQTVDAEMNALPGINNLDVVLNIPVDVSLELGRATVDLQNLIELSQGSVIELNRLVDEPVDVLVNGKLVAKAEVVVVDNKFGARITNIVSPEKRVEKLKNKPN, encoded by the coding sequence ATGAGTGAAGATCAAACAAATGAACCAACAGCAACGCCTCAAGCTGCTCAGAATCAAACGGTAGATGCTGAGATGAATGCTTTACCAGGAATAAACAATTTAGATGTTGTATTGAATATTCCAGTAGATGTTTCTCTTGAGCTTGGGCGTGCAACTGTTGATTTGCAAAACTTAATAGAATTAAGCCAAGGTTCTGTTATCGAATTAAATCGATTGGTGGATGAGCCAGTAGATGTGTTAGTGAATGGAAAACTTGTTGCCAAAGCAGAAGTAGTAGTCGTTGATAATAAATTTGGCGCTCGTATTACAAATATCGTGAGCCCAGAGAAGCGTGTCGAGAAACTTAAAAATAAACCTAATTAA
- the fliP gene encoding flagellar type III secretion system pore protein FliP (The bacterial flagellar biogenesis protein FliP forms a type III secretion system (T3SS)-type pore required for flagellar assembly.), protein MRKLILIFITFLVVPDVFAQSGFPALTVETTADGGQAYSLSLQVLVLMTAITVLPGLLLTMTSFTRIIIVLAILRQALGTSQTPSNQILLGLALFITFFVMTPVLTEVYDNSVQPYLAEEVDAQAAVNNAIDPIKQFMIAQTRESDISLFVELSGTTGIEKPEDISLSILLPAFVTSELKTAFQIGFILFIPFLIIDLVVASVLMSMGMMMLSPLIISLPFKLMLFVLVDGWSLVLGMLASSFYIS, encoded by the coding sequence ATGCGTAAATTAATACTAATCTTTATTACTTTTCTTGTAGTACCCGATGTGTTTGCACAATCAGGTTTTCCTGCGCTAACTGTAGAAACAACTGCAGATGGTGGTCAAGCATATTCACTGAGCTTGCAAGTGCTGGTATTAATGACAGCAATAACAGTATTGCCAGGTTTGTTGTTAACCATGACATCCTTCACGCGCATAATTATTGTATTAGCGATTTTAAGACAAGCATTAGGAACATCTCAAACGCCATCTAATCAAATATTATTAGGACTGGCTCTTTTCATCACGTTTTTCGTAATGACACCGGTGTTAACAGAGGTATACGACAATTCAGTACAGCCTTATCTTGCTGAAGAAGTTGATGCACAAGCTGCAGTAAATAATGCTATCGATCCTATTAAACAGTTCATGATCGCACAAACACGCGAAAGCGACATTTCTTTATTTGTGGAATTATCTGGTACTACTGGAATAGAAAAGCCTGAAGATATTTCTCTGTCTATATTATTGCCAGCATTTGTAACTAGCGAATTAAAGACAGCATTTCAAATAGGCTTTATTTTATTTATTCCATTTTTAATTATCGATTTAGTCGTGGCAAGTGTTTTGATGTCTATGGGAATGATGATGTTGTCGCCATTAATTATCTCCTTACCCTTTAAGTTGATGTTATTTGTTCTAGTGGATGGATGGTCTTTGGTGCTAGGGATGTTGGCATCGAGTTTTTATATTAGTTAA
- the fliQ gene encoding flagellar biosynthesis protein FliQ, whose amino-acid sequence MTPETTLTLLNNALWITVIVAAPILISVLVIGVFVGMLQAATQINEMTLSFIPKLIVLFLTLLLAGPWMLKTLTNYVTNLITNIPTLLI is encoded by the coding sequence ATGACACCTGAAACAACATTGACGCTATTAAATAATGCGCTATGGATAACTGTAATTGTGGCAGCGCCTATATTGATTTCTGTATTAGTAATAGGTGTTTTTGTTGGAATGTTGCAAGCCGCTACGCAAATTAATGAAATGACGTTGAGTTTTATTCCTAAACTAATTGTTTTATTTCTAACATTGTTGTTGGCAGGTCCATGGATGCTAAAAACACTAACAAATTATGTAACAAATTTGATTACTAATATCCCAACCTTGCTAATCTAA
- the fliR gene encoding flagellar biosynthetic protein FliR, producing the protein MIFQFNEILAGIHEFILPFTRVAALFSVAPILSSPFLQLRIKVAIASIITIFMIPLLKETQAVVLFSSNGIIQVGLQILIGLLMGFILRLVFSALTIAGENIAVTMGLGFAQITDPVNGVTVPIVSQFLSITATLLFLAFDGHLALINMLFDSFTYLPIGHTFDYQGALWGVVAWGTNMFSGALMVAIPAITALLVANSALALMTRAAPQLNVFSVGFPITIILGLVVIAITLPSVAVVFQNLLNTAFEQMPFSQ; encoded by the coding sequence ATGATTTTTCAATTTAATGAAATATTAGCAGGTATACACGAATTTATTTTGCCATTTACACGTGTAGCAGCCTTATTTTCTGTCGCACCAATATTAAGTAGCCCATTTTTACAACTAAGAATAAAAGTAGCCATAGCGTCCATAATCACAATATTTATGATTCCTTTACTTAAGGAAACACAAGCAGTTGTATTATTCTCTTCAAATGGAATTATTCAAGTTGGGTTGCAAATTCTAATAGGTTTGCTAATGGGTTTTATTTTACGTCTAGTTTTTTCAGCGCTCACTATTGCTGGAGAAAATATTGCGGTGACTATGGGTTTAGGTTTTGCTCAAATTACAGATCCTGTTAATGGTGTAACCGTACCTATTGTTAGTCAATTTTTATCCATTACAGCAACGCTATTATTTTTAGCATTTGATGGCCACTTAGCGTTAATTAATATGCTATTTGATAGTTTTACCTATTTGCCGATTGGGCATACCTTTGATTATCAAGGAGCATTATGGGGTGTAGTTGCATGGGGAACTAATATGTTCTCTGGTGCATTGATGGTAGCGATTCCAGCGATTACTGCTTTGTTAGTCGCAAATTCAGCTTTGGCATTAATGACCCGTGCAGCACCACAATTAAATGTATTTTCAGTAGGGTTTCCCATCACAATTATTTTAGGACTTGTGGTTATAGCAATAACCTTACCAAGCGTAGCAGTTGTATTTCAAAATTTACTAAATACTGCATTTGAACAAATGCCATTTTCTCAATAA